TGGTGAGCTCGCGCTCCTCCACGAACTTCTTGCGGTAAGGCTCCCGCATGCGCGCGGTGACCTTCCAATCGATGTCCCGAACGTCGTCGCCGTAGGTGTAACGCACGACCTGATCGAACTCCATGCCCTTGCCGCGAAACACCGAACGGTATTCGCCGGCCAGCGGGTTGGACACCTGCTGCTTCATGCGCCACTCGAACTGCCCGAGCGTGCTGATCGCCGCGCGAATGGCTTGGGCTGGACTGGTGCCCGTCCCTGAGGTCGAAGCGCTCATGCGGTCCCTCCGCGGCCGTGCTCAAGCAAACGCATAAGCTCAGGTCAGGCGGCCACCGATTTGGCGTCGTCCGCGGACTCCACGTCGGACTCGGCGGGCACGGGCACGTTGGCCAGGAGGTTCGCGATGATCTTTTCGGTGCTCAGGCCCTCGGCCTCAGCCTCGTAGGTCAGGCCCACGCGATGGCGCAAAATCGCCGGCGCGAGCGAGCGCACGATGTCGGGTGTGACGAAGCTCTGCCCCTGCATGAGCGCCCGGGCGCGGGAGGCCTGGAAGAGCGCCAGACAAGCGCGCGGCGAGGCGCCGAAGCTGAGCAATTGCGGCTCCCCGTTCTGGCCCGGCTGGGCGAGTTCACGGGTGCCGCGCACGAGCTTGAGGATGTAGCGTTTCACCACCCGCGAGACGAGGATCTGGTCCACCGCTTCGCGCAGCTTGAGCAACTCCTCGCCGCTCGAGACCGCCACGAGTTTGGGTTTGGCGGTCACCTGCCCCCAACGGTCCATCATGGTCTCCTCGTCGGCCTCGCTCGGATAGTCGACGAGCAGTTTGAAGAGAAAACGGTCGAGCTGCGCTTCGGGCAGCGGATAAGTGCCCTCCTGCTCCACCGGGTTCTGCGTCGCCATGACGAAGAACGGCTTGGGCAGCGGGTGGGTCTGGCCACCGATCGTGACCTGCTTCTCCTG
This portion of the Actomonas aquatica genome encodes:
- a CDS encoding AAA family ATPase; translation: MISGPEWGAKIKQEVAKAVLGQEEVIDQLLVALLADGHVLLEGMPGLAKTLLINSLGSALGVDGDRVQFTPDLLPSDVVGTMIFQPQTGEFSVHKGPVFANLVLADEINRSPSKVQSALLEAMQEKQVTIGGQTHPLPKPFFVMATQNPVEQEGTYPLPEAQLDRFLFKLLVDYPSEADEETMMDRWGQVTAKPKLVAVSSGEELLKLREAVDQILVSRVVKRYILKLVRGTRELAQPGQNGEPQLLSFGASPRACLALFQASRARALMQGQSFVTPDIVRSLAPAILRHRVGLTYEAEAEGLSTEKIIANLLANVPVPAESDVESADDAKSVAA